The Cydia amplana chromosome 21, ilCydAmpl1.1, whole genome shotgun sequence genome includes a window with the following:
- the LOC134658148 gene encoding catalase-like gives CVYPLQKPIGVLTTTAGKPVEVRETVTLNTDFFNNQHFWDLQSASEHERIPERSVHSRGTGAYGYFEVINDVSKYTKADVFNGIGKRTPVVVRFSYLIQSRGGVDVVRETGALVSKFYTNEGNLDFLSLSFPVFLYNSPHLFSPLIHAFMRNPKTNILDATSRLDLVMLTPEIIHQILWLFSDYGIFNGYRHMNAFPIHAYELVNKHGDSYFVRFNFITEQGLELLTDRAAGALRANDPDYSIRDLYDAIAAGSYPSWRLDMDIIPKSHIAKLNYNPFDMNALWRNGTYHTVTIGRLILNRNPDNNFKDVEQTAFNPGNLVPGIPGPVDDMFKARRFSYRDAQAYRLGINHNNIEVNQPKYRKTYNRDGVPSVLDNMKDAPNYYENSFNGPVPYVDVAKPKEAVSVKFRQSTDLGESSYFYNAYVNTEGKRNRLAANIASVMVNAVEEVQIKWLKILYLIDRDLGARVEAALPVAEAQKLLQRPRLVLVEENPKTYDLVPRCQ, from the coding sequence TGTGTGTACCCATTGCAGAAACCTATTGGAGTGCTGACAACTACGGCTGGCAAACCGGTGGAGGTGCGGGAGACAGTTACCCTCAACACAGATTTCTTCAACAACCAGCATTTCTGGGATCTGCAATCTGCTTCTGAACATGAACGCATCCCGGAGCGCTCGGTGCACTCGCGCGGCACGGGCGCATATGGTTACTTCGAAGTTATTAACGACGTCTCCAAATACACCAAAGCTGATGTCTTCAATGGCATTGGAAAGAGGACCCCCGTCGTCGTACGATTCTCCTACCTAATCCAAAGTCGCGGAGGAGTAGATGTGGTTAGAGAGACGGGAGCCTTAGTATCCAAATTCTACACAAACGAGGGCAATTTAGATTTTCTGAGCTTATCATTTCCAGTTTTCCTCTATAATTCTCCACATTTATTTAGTCCGTTGATTCATGCTTTCATGAGAAACCCTAAGACAAACATTCTCGATGCTACATCTCGCTTAGATCTCGTCATGCTTACGCCTGAAATCATCCACCAGATATTATGGTTGTTCTCTGATTACGGTATCTTTAATGGCTACAGACATATGAACGCATTCCCTATCCACGCATACGAGCTCGTCAACAAGCACGGCGACAGCTATTTCGTGAGATTCAATTTCATTACTGAACAGGGCCTGGAGCTACTCACCGATAGAGCTGCCGGTGCTCTTAGAGCTAATGACCCGGACTACTCCATCAGAGACCTTTACGATGCAATAGCAGCAGGAAGCTACCCCTCTTGGAGACTAGATATGGACATCATTCCTAAGTCTCACATTGCTAAGCTTAACTACAATCCTTTCGACATGAACGCTTTATGGAGAAATGGAACATACCATACAGTAACTATCGGACGCTTAATCTTAAACAGAAATCCTGATAACAACTTTAAGGATGTCGAACAAACGGCCTTTAATCCCGGTAATTTGGTGCCCGGAATACCAGGACCGGTTGACGACATGTTCAAAGCGCGAAGATTCTCCTACCGAGATGCTCAAGCTTACCGGTTAGGCATCAATCATAACAATATTGAAGTCAATCAGCCGAAGTATAGAAAGACCTACAACCGAGACGGTGTGCCGTCAGTGCTAGATAATATGAAAGATGCGCCGAATTACTATGAGAACTCGTTCAACGGCCCAGTTCCGTATGTGGACGTAGCGAAACCTAAAGAGGCGGTATCGGTTAAGTTCAGACAGTCAACGGATCTTGGAGAGTCTTCTTATTTCTACAACGCGTACGTTAATACGGAGGGCAAGAGAAACAGGTTAGCAGCAAACATAGCCAGCGTGATGGTGAACGCGGTTGAAGAAGTGCAGATCAAATGGCTGAAGATCTTGTACCTCATAGACCGTGACCTGGGCGCGCGCGTCGAGGCCGCGCTGCCGGTTGCTGAGGCCCAGAAACTTTTACAGCGTCCAAGGCTCGTATTAGTCGAGGAGAACCCAAAAACATATGATCTAGTACCCAGGTGCCAGTAG